A single genomic interval of Helianthus annuus cultivar XRQ/B chromosome 13, HanXRQr2.0-SUNRISE, whole genome shotgun sequence harbors:
- the LOC110897356 gene encoding uncharacterized protein LOC110897356, producing the protein MTAVSSLFDEIEPIDIAKSCDVEETSLTVYRISEDDLISAAVRYYGFCNRSSRSRIHRIQRKQSRRMDQDLQRLRFLLQAYCSLYCCVTLTLCSTSAACLVLRFCAFEENLKELVWLTRDMFPVCISFTIFPFTL; encoded by the exons ATGACCGCAGTATCGTCCTTGTTTGATGAAATCGAGCCCATTGATATCGCAAAATCATGT GATGTTGAAGAAACGTCGTTGACTGTTTATAGGATTTCGGAGGACGATCTCATCTCAG CTGCTGTTAGGTATTATGGCTTCTGCAACAGGAGCAGCAGGAGTAGGATACATAGGATTCAAAGGAAACAATCACGCAGGATGGACCAAGATTTGCAACGTCTACGGTTCCTTCTGCAGGCATATTGCAGCCTCTATTGCTGTGTCACTCTTACCCTCTGTAGCACTTCTGCTGCTTGTTTGGTTCTCCGTTTTTGTGCTTTCGAAGAAAATCTCAAGGAGTTAGTTTGGTTGACGCGCGATATGTTTCCTGTATGTATTAGTTTTACGATATTTCCCTTCACATTGTGA